The nucleotide window AAGAATCAACTATTACTGCCTCTCCAGTCGATAATTGAGGTAAATCTAAGGGTAAATCCTCTCCAATATTTTCAGAACTCTCCAAAATATATCTTTGGTCAGTAGGTTCTATAATCCTTAAAATTATCTTAGTATTCATTTGGGATAAGGTTGTAGGATTCAACTCTTTAGGCCTTTGACTTACTAATCCCAATCCAACCCCAAACTTCCTACCTTCCTTTGCTATTTTGCTAATCCAATATCCTGATCGATCTTTCAAACTCTTCACTGCAAAAATGTGTGCCTCTTCTATAATCACTAATGTTGGCTTTTCAAATACTTTAATTTCAACTTCTTCATCCTGAGCAGCCTTAATCCTTTCTTTTAAAACTCTCTTTAAAAATTCACCCACAATTGTTATTGCTTCCTCATTTTCAATCTTCTGGAGAGGAAGAACATTTATTTTATCACTCTTAAGGTTAAACATTCCATCATTATCGCCTAAAATGTTCTTATTTTTATTAATAAATAAATTTAACTTTTCAATAACTCTATTTATCGCCATTTCATCATCTTTTTTTAATGTTTTAGTCCTCCAGTATTTCCCATCATAATACTTAATCTGTTTATCCTTACCTCCAGAATTTACATTTTCGAGCCACTCCATAAGTTTTTCTTCAATTTTTTTCAAAATCAACTCCTGAAATTTGTTTTTTGTACATTTTACACTCATATTTTACAGTCTTTGCAGCATATACTAAAAATAATTTCTGAATTGATGAATTTTCTCCAATACCAAGTAATTTTGCTAACTGTTCTTCAGAAATGATAATTGGATCTAATTTTGCAGATAAAATATGAATATTCTCCATTTTTACTTTTTACATATTCTCCATGTGGATCTATTATTATAATATTAATCAATCCTTTTACTTTCTCAAGCAATTGTTGTGTTATTATAGCCACAGTGTTAGATTTTCCAGCCCCTGTCATAGCTAATATAGCAAAATGTATTGAACAAAGAGGTCTTGCTCTTAATTTAACTTTTACATACTCTCTTGTCTTTAATACCCCAATCTCAATACTACCTTTCGAAAATATTTTCTTCAATAAATCATCATCAGCCAAATAAACTTTCTCTAAAACCTTTATAGGATAAACATTAGATTCTATTTTTATATTATCCCCATTATCTCTTATCACTCCTAAAATTTTTGCATTTGCAATAAACCCAGCAGATTTTTCCAAAATCTTCTTTGAATATATTAACATATTAGACAATTCATCCACATCTCCTAATTTGTCCCTAATTAAAGCATTCGTCGATAATATTCTATTAATCTTAGCAAGAACCAATTCTCCACAAGTATTATTTACAACAACAAACTCTCCAC belongs to Methanocaldococcus sp. and includes:
- a CDS encoding ATP-binding protein, coding for MKKIEEKLMEWLENVNSGGKDKQIKYYDGKYWRTKTLKKDDEMAINRVIEKLNLFINKNKNILGDNDGMFNLKSDKINVLPLQKIENEEAITIVGEFLKRVLKERIKAAQDEEVEIKVFEKPTLVIIEEAHIFAVKSLKDRSGYWISKIAKEGRKFGVGLGLVSQRPKELNPTTLSQMNTKIILRIIEPTDQRYILESSENIGEDLPLDLPQLSTGEAVIVDSSLPLPALVKIKKYDGVLGREDGFEILNDL
- a CDS encoding DUF87 domain-containing protein, with the translated sequence MDRELVGAVITSKNVNEFKVEDQALDRVKCGEFVVVNNTCGELVLAKINRILSTNALIRDKLGDVDELSNMLIYSKKILEKSAGFIANAKILGVIRDNGDNIKIESNVYPIKVLEKVYLADDDLLKKIFSKGSIEIGVLKTREYVKVKLRARPLCSIHFAILAMTGAGKSNTVAIITQQLLEKVKGLINIIIIDPHGEYVKSKNGEYSYFICKIRSNYHF